The nucleotide sequence GACGATCCCGGGTGAAGGGACAGACATTAGAGCTACAAAATGGCTTCGATAGGGGGAGCACACTATGGTCCACAAAATCGAAAATCAATACAAAGAAATTTTGAATCAGTATATGCAAAGGCAGTCTGAACAAAATCTGTATGTGGGTCAAAACTTCAGCCGCCAGCTTATTTCTGAAAACATCTCTCCAGAAGAAGTGATCAGTGTCCACAAAGCGGCAATGCAGGAAATTTACAAGGAGCTGCCGGATGTTGTCTGGCATTCCTTTGATTTTCTGATTGAAATGATGATCAATTACGGCTTGGCTCTACAGGAACGCCAAAGCTTACTGCAGCGCCAGGAAGAAATACGGGTGGAAATGGATTTGGCGGCGAATGTTCAGGAAACTTTGCTGAAAACAAAGTTGCCGGCCTTAAAAGGTTTGGATATTGGCCTATTGTCGATTCCTGCCCGCAAAATGAACGGAGATTACATATACTTTATCAGTGACGAAGAAGGCCATGCCGGAATCGCCGTTGCCGACGTAATCGGCAAAGGACTGCCGGCAGCTCTTTGCATGTCCATGGTCAAATTTGGCATGGACAGTTTGAATAATTCCCCGGCCAGCCCAAGTGAAGTACTGGGCGTCATCAACCGGGTGGTTGAGAAAAGCATTGATGATTCTATGTTTGTTTCCATGTTCTACGGCCGCTACGATGCAAGCACTGCGGCGTTGACTTATGGGTCTGCAGGGCATGAACCGGCTATTTTGTACCGTTCAAAAACGGGTGAATTTGATGAACTGTATGCAAAAGGGCTGCTTCTCGGCGTTTCTCCGGCTGCGGCATACGAAGAACATACGGTCCAACTGGAAGAGAACGATCTGGTTATCATGATGACGGACGGCGTAACCGAAGGGCGCACCGATGAAGGCTTTATCGAGCGTGAAGTTATCTTTGAGTTGATCCAACAGAAAAAAGATGAACCGGCTCAGACCATTGTCCAACACGTCTACGACGAGCTGGAACGGATGCAGAATGCAGAGCTTCGGGACGACTTTACACTAGTTATTTATAAAAAAGTCTAATCCTAGGTTTAAGAACCACTTCCAAGTGGTATTTAAACTTACGATGGCTTTTTTAAGTTCAAGCGAATTAAAGAAAAACGGGGTGTCAAATAG is from Planococcus liqunii and encodes:
- a CDS encoding PP2C family protein-serine/threonine phosphatase, whose protein sequence is MVHKIENQYKEILNQYMQRQSEQNLYVGQNFSRQLISENISPEEVISVHKAAMQEIYKELPDVVWHSFDFLIEMMINYGLALQERQSLLQRQEEIRVEMDLAANVQETLLKTKLPALKGLDIGLLSIPARKMNGDYIYFISDEEGHAGIAVADVIGKGLPAALCMSMVKFGMDSLNNSPASPSEVLGVINRVVEKSIDDSMFVSMFYGRYDASTAALTYGSAGHEPAILYRSKTGEFDELYAKGLLLGVSPAAAYEEHTVQLEENDLVIMMTDGVTEGRTDEGFIEREVIFELIQQKKDEPAQTIVQHVYDELERMQNAELRDDFTLVIYKKV